GAATTCCAGAAATCGTATTGAAACCATCATTATCAATTGAGAAAAATTTAATATCATCAATATTACCTTTTAAATCAATGGAAAAACCCATAAACTTCAAAAATTTTAAGATAAAAAACGCAAGATACTCGTAATTCAAGGCTTCATTACTCTCTTCTAAATCTTCTAAAAAATCTATAACGAAATTGTAAAGATTAACATCCTCCTGTTCGTATGGAAATGCATCTAAGATAAGCTTTTTCATGTAAAGCAATATAATGACTTTTGAAAAATTTGCTTTTGAATTAGCATAATCTTTTTTTAAAACTGCTTCAGTTACAATATAATAATTGCCCTTCTTATAGAGTAGAAGATCTTCTAATGCAAATTCCTCTGTTAAACCTATTCTTTTTGATGTGGTTTTTCTTACTGATTTAAACTTTGCAGTTATCTTACCAAATTTATCAGTTAAGAGAACCACATACTTATCAAAATCTTTTGAATCAATTGAATTAATTGTTATTCCAGAAACTCTTATATAGCTCATCAATTAAGAAACAATATCTATACTTTTGCTTGCACCAATTCTCGTTGCACCAGCTTCGACCATACTCTTTGCAGTCTCAAAGTCCCTTATTCCTCCTGATGCTTTTACTCCAATGTTCTCAGGTATTACGGATCGTATAAGTTTTATGTCCTCAACTGTTGCCCCTCCACTACTAAAGCCAGTAGAGGTTTTAACAAAATGGGCACCTGCAGATACTACTAAAGTTGATGCAATAATCTTTTCTTCTCTTGTAAGTAAACTTGTTTCTATAATTACTTTTACTACATGACCACTTGCTACCTTAACAACTTCTTTTATATCGTTTTCAACTTCCTTGTAATCTTTTGCTTTTAGGTAACCAATTTTAATAACCATGTCAATTTCATCAGCTCCATCTCTTACTGCTTTTTCAGTTTCCTGTGCCTTTGCAAAAGTAGAAGATGCTCCTAATGGAAACCCTACAACCGATGCAACCTTAACATTAGTTCCTTTAAGAATATTTTTTGCAAGACTTACAAAAGTTGAATTTACACAAACTGCATAAAATTGATATTTCACTGCCTCTTCACAAAGTCTTTTAATGTCTTCTGGGGTTGCTTCTGGCTTGAGAAGTGTGTGGTCTATAATACTTTTTAAATAATCTTTTGTTATTTCTGTCATTACGATCACCTCAACCACATTATATTAAATTGCCAAATTTAATCAATTGTTAATGTTTGCAAAAGGGTTTGAAAATTGTATAATAAAGTGTATGGAATATATTTCTTTGTATAGAAAATACCGTCCGCAGTCATTTGAAGAAGTTATATGGCAAACTTCTATAGTTAAGATTCTTCG
This genomic window from Caldisericaceae bacterium contains:
- the recO gene encoding DNA repair protein RecO; translation: MSYIRVSGITINSIDSKDFDKYVVLLTDKFGKITAKFKSVRKTTSKRIGLTEEFALEDLLLYKKGNYYIVTEAVLKKDYANSKANFSKVIILLYMKKLILDAFPYEQEDVNLYNFVIDFLEDLEESNEALNYEYLAFFILKFLKFMGFSIDLKGNIDDIKFFSIDNDGFNTISGIPVRREVIDEFLTLSTLKDTEEIKKCYHIKEILDLVLEYARVKLELNEFDSFKNNISKIV
- the deoC gene encoding deoxyribose-phosphate aldolase — its product is MTEITKDYLKSIIDHTLLKPEATPEDIKRLCEEAVKYQFYAVCVNSTFVSLAKNILKGTNVKVASVVGFPLGASSTFAKAQETEKAVRDGADEIDMVIKIGYLKAKDYKEVENDIKEVVKVASGHVVKVIIETSLLTREEKIIASTLVVSAGAHFVKTSTGFSSGGATVEDIKLIRSVIPENIGVKASGGIRDFETAKSMVEAGATRIGASKSIDIVS